The sequence AAATATGACTCAAGTCCATTCAATTGGTGAATCGCCGCATCAATATCCATATTTTCTGACTGCAAGCTCTTGCTTACTTTATTAACAACAGAGAGAAGGTCATACCAAATAACCATACCAAATAAGAACTCGAAACCTCCAATTCCATGTGTTTCACTTAGTGCAAGAGATTCAGCATCACTTCGTGTTCCCGGATCATCAGTACTTTCAGNNNNNNNNNNNNNNNNNNNNNNNNNNNNNNNNNNNNNNNNNNNNNNNNNNNNNNNNNNNNNNNNNNNNNNNNNNNNNNNNNNNNNNNNNNNNNNNNNNNNNNNNNNNNNNNNNNNNNNNNNNNNNNNNNNNNNNNNNNNNNNNNNNNNNNNNNNNNNNNNNNNNNNNNNNNNNNNNNNNNNNNNNNNNNNNNNNNNNNNNNNNNNNNNNNNNNNNNNNNNNNNNNNNNNNNNNNNNNNNNNNNNNNNNNNNNNNNNNNNNNNNNNNNNNNNNNNNNNNNNNNNNNNNNNNNNNNNNNNNNNNNNNNNNNNNNNNNNNNNNNNNNNNNNNNNNNNNNNNNNNNNNNNNNNNNNNNNNNNNNNNNNNNNNNNNNNNNNNNNNNNNNNNNNNNNNNNNNNNNNNNNNNNNNNNNNNNNNNNNNNNNNNNNNNNNNNNNNNNNNNNNNNNNNNNNNNNNNNNNNNNNNNNNNNNNNNNNNNNNNNNNNNNNNNNNNNNNNNNNNNNNNNNNNNNNNNNNNNNNNNNNNNNNNNNNNNNNNNNNNNNNNNNNNNNNNNNNNNNNNNNNNNNNNNNNNNNNNNNNNNNNNNNNNNNNNNNNNNNNNNNNNNNNNNNNNNNNNNNNNNNNNNNNNNNNNNNNNNNNNNNNNNNNNNNNNNNNNNNNNNNNNNNNNNNNNNNNNNNNNNNNNNNNNNNNNNNNNNNNNNNNNNNNNNNNNNNNNNNNNNNNNNNNNNNNNNNNNNNNNNNNNNNNNNNNNNNNNNNNNNNNNNNNNNNNNNNNNNNNNNNNNNNNNAAATATCAGAAATATCTTCTTGCTCCTCACTTTGATTTCCAGTCTCATCTAGATGACATTGATCAGAATTATTGACATCTTCATGatgctcttcttcctcatctctgTTAGAACTTTCACCAGATTTCTCAACTTTCTTTACATACTTGAACATAGAACCTGCTATAGACTTGATGTATGCTTGTTGTTTcgccttcttttttcttttatcatgtCTCGTTGGTTGACTCTTTATGACTCCAGatggcttctttttttttactcctaATGGTGGCATCTTTCTACGAactgaaacaaacaacaagcaaaggATTTATAAACAGAAACACACAATCATGGCACACAATGACACAAACCAACAATTACAATCTACAAAATGTCAAAAGCTATAAACTAAGTCTAAGAAAACTGAGGAAgtaaagaaaacagagaagagtattataaaattaaaataattccAAACAAGTCACAATTAGAAACAAGTCACAACTGAAACAAACATGAAAGAAGaatatttctaaattctaaccaaacgaaaaacaaattcaatgcTCTGCATAATTGCTTTGATCCTTTGACAATATTTTAACAGAAAACGGAAAACCAAAGCAAATTAAGAATATTGCAattgattttctgatttcagTTTAGAATTTTACTAAATACTAATCATCAAATttgcaaaattttctttttactaattcaacaaaggaaaacaacacATTGGAAGGTAAAACGAACAACAAACCTCAAAAAAAACTATGACTTGAACAGTTGAACttgaaagaaaaccaaattcGCTCACATATGTGCAGAGAGAAGTCGTAACGTcgtccgatttttttttttctctagtgTTTTATAAAGATTTAGGTTTTCCACAATTTTAAAAGCCTTTTACATatccaacaagaaaaaaagccttttacatgtaaataaaaaaaaaccttatacaTATCCTACACAAAAAACAGGCcttttatgtatatattgtttaaaaaatttctatgtAAAAAGGTCTTCAAAATTAGAGGGCCGAATCGCTTGCTTCACTTGCTTCTCCAGTGGGCCGGGCCTGCcagtttgtttaatttttagatgGATTTGTATGTTCTGTTTTATCATCTGCATATCAAGCATTTCATTCGTTTAGTcagttgattttattttgttttctgcaaATTTGCCTCATTTAGCCTCCAACTACATTGTATGGGACAAAGTAAAGTGTATGGGAGGGGCTGCCTGGGTTCTTAGAAACTCTGATCAGTCTTACTACATTCTAGGAGAGCTTTTAGTAATATGGTGGTCTCAAATGAGATGGAATTGGAATGTTGGTTGTGGGCAATAGAAAGCCTGGTAAGTATCAAAATTAGGAGAGTTATTCTCGCAATCGAAGCAAAGGATTTGATGCAAGCTATTCTCTGACCAGAAGCTTGGCCATCCTGTAAATCCCAATTAGAGGTTTGTTAGCAGGGTTAAAGCACATCTCATTTTGGAAACTACAGATAGAGGATAGAAGTGCAAGCAAGTGATCATTTCTGATCGCTCAAAGTGTCACTGTGTCACTAGAGAGGATCCAATACAATCATATGTTGCAGCAGGGTATTCACAATGGTTGCATGATCTTTTTAACCAAGAGAGTTCCGTTACtggtttgtgatttttttggcTCTCTTTGTAGCTATGTCTGATGATTGTAATGGATCCTCCCCATTTTTTGTAGTGTTAGCTTAGCCGTTTCTGCTCCTTGTAAAAACTATATGCATCGGTTTATAATATTCagacgaaaaagaaaagaaaaaaaaagggattgGCTCACACAATCACATACTTGTGCAGAAAGCAGAGAAAAATACATGTTGAGGCCCGCTAATATGAAAGCCCAATAGGCCCAATGTGTTTCTACGGTTTCTCCGTTTCGCTAACGTAAGCAACTCGAGTGCGAGTGTGACTACCATGCGCTTTTCCTCTGTCCCATTTTGAACACTAGAGTCGCAAAACCCTCtgcaagaaccctaaaagctaaAACCTTTTTGCGATCAAAACCGAAATGGGGAAAGTTCCGCCGTCGTTTCGCTCTTTTCCGGCGAACCAACTGGTCAGAAAACCCACACCATCTCCTCCAGCGCCGCCGCGTGATTTTCGCAACAAAACCGCCGTGAGAGATTCAACTAGACTCCCCCAGACTACTCATCAACCCCTTCATCGCGAGCCCTTTAGGAACCCTTTCAAGTCACCAAGTCTCTCAGACGCCAAAAGCCTCTTCAATTCAATCGCCGCCACTTCGAGAATCCCACTCGATCTCAAATTCCACAACTCTGTTCTTCAATCATACGCCTCAATCGCTGCCGTCGACGATACCGTGAAATTGTTTCAGCACATCTTGAAATCGCAGCCTAAGTTCTCACCTGGGCGTTCCACTTACCTTATCTTGCTCTCACATGCTTGTAGAGCTCCTGATTCGTCGATTGCGAATATTCATAGAGTTCTCAATGTCATGGTCaatagtggttgtgagcctgaTCATGTAACAACTGATATTGTGGTTAGGTCTCTTTGCGAAACGGGTCGGGTTGATGAAGCTAAGGCTTTGATGAAGGAGCTGACTGAGAAGCACTCGCCTCCTGATACGTATACTTATAACTTTCTACTGAAGTATATGTGCAAAAGCAAATCACTTGGTGTTGTTTATGAGTTTGTTGATGAGATGAGGGAGTCTTTTGATGTGAAGCCTGACCTCGTCAGCTTCACTATCTTGATTGATAATGTGTGTAACTCTAAGAATCTGAGGGAGGCAATGTTTTTAGTTGATGTCTTAGGTAACTCTCATAATGGGTTTAAGCCTGATTGTTTCGTCTATAACACCATTATGAAAGGCTTTTGCACACTGAGTAAAGGGAGTGAGGCGATTGGTGTTTataagaagatgaaggaagaaggTATTGAGCCGGATCATATTACTTACAATACATTGATATATGGATTGTCGAAATCTGGGAGAGTTGAGGAAGCTAGGAAGTACTTGAAAATTATGGTTGAAGCTGGTTATGAGCCAGATACTGCTACTTACACGTCGCTGATGAACGGAATGTGTAGAAAAGGCGAGTCTTTAGGTGCCTTGAGTTTGTTGGAAGAGATGGAAGCAAAAGGGTGTGTTCCAAACGATTGTACTTATAATACTTTGCTTCATGGGTTGTGTAAGGCGAGGTTGATGGATAAAGGGTTGGAGTTATATGAGTTGATGAAAGCGAACGGTGTAAAGCTTGAGACTAATGGTTATGCTACGCTTGTGAGGTCTCTGGTTAAATGTGGTAAGGTGGCAGAGGCTTATGAAGTGTTTGATTATGCAGTTGAGAGCAAGAGTTTGACTGATGCTTCTGCGTACACGACTCTTGAAACTACCTTGAAATGGTTGAAGAAAGCGAAAGAAAAAGGCTTGGTTGTCTAAGTGGTATACTCTAGCTAAGGCTTAccaactttcttctttgttcaagTCCttgttattttctataaaaggaATGATATTTGATTCGTTATATTGAAATTAACAGTTAAATCCTCAAGGAACCAGTATTGATTTTTGATAGTAGGTGGTTTGGTTATCTATGTTGGTAATATTCTCGTCACATGAGATCTCTAAAGGGTTCCTTAAACACTCGAAAGATCGATTCAGGGACATTTTTTCTGCtatgtttctataaaaaaaaagtcattttctGCTATTCAATTGGTATCAGCTTCTTGATTAGTGTCATGTAGTCTGTTCTTACAAGCTATTGTAAAATGCTATAATTTTGGCTGTTGATCTTGTCTGGGGTTGTATCCTGAGAGAGATTTGCTTTGATAATTACCCCATGTGTTCGGGGTAAATGACGCAGAGTATCTTGAATAaagattctttcttttctctagCTGCAGGGAGAGACTGTGAACAAACTTATCTTATATGTTCTGTTTTAACACTAAGCAGCCAAGTGCAGAGTATCATGAATTATCAGttgaaatacaaaaccaaatcattgaGGGGGCAAGAAAACAGAGGACAACGTTGGTGGAATCATGAAGAAGACTTTTTACAAATGGTCAACAACATTATGGTATTAGtctatttcatttttctaaGTGACCAATTCCAATCATTTGGTGaatatactcttttgttttttgttttttgttttttttgttttggtcaaagaatatactcttttgtttattttgatatcTCGTCTGTCATGTTTCATTATCTATTTTCTCCCCACCATTAAACAATAGAATGCTACGGAGAAAATACACGTATTAGGAAGAAACGTACGTACCGCGAGGTCCACGAATACAAGATTCTCCTACCCTTATTGTAAAACGCATAGATTCTTAAATCTACAATAGTCTCCAGCTTTTTTCTTGAGTTAGTATAAGTTTCTCCGAGCTGTCATGTTCTTGTATACATCTCTCGTACAGATCTTTTTGTATATGCCAGAGATGATAAAGGAAGCAAGAATAGACAATAATGGGGACAATATAATCAGGAAAATCTGAGAGCTTCACGTTGCCGGGTTCGTGATCACAGAGAGAGAATTAATAAACACAATGACAATGGTGCAAAGAAGATCCTCATTtccataagattttaaatatttaatacatGCACAATTGCTATTGCTGAAGAGATTAGATTTATTTATGACTCAAGGAGCTTCGACTATAAGTTGAGTTGCTTATGAAGACTACTCATTCAACGTAGTCATTGTTGAACAGTATGACGCTATAAGAGATGTAGCTTTTGTAAAGAACGACATGATTGTATAGTTTCAGTCCAATCTTGTCCCTTCAAAAAATTCCGGTTGGTTGGCTTAGAAATGCTATAATTTTGGCTAACCCGGCTAGTTTTCTAAGCCAACCAACCggaattttaacaaaattggaTGCTATCCGTTTATGTATTTAGATGccaattttgattaattttagcATTCCTGTTTGGATACCATTTTTCGGATGCAAATGTCTCttattttaataagaaaaaaagtaattttgatATGATCTATATATACCTTTACAATATTagatttgttatatattaaaaaaaaaactcaaaataactATAGTAAATTCATGTCAAGTATTATATATGTACACCTACAATTTTAggttaaaatatatcaaacaaaatgttGCGTTGAAATCGTAGGATACAAAGTTGTGAAACGCAAATTCAAATACAAAGATTAACGGAAAACTGATCTAGTTTTGCATTTGAATCTTTGTAAGAGAAAAAAACGTTCTTGATTTTCTAAATTTCGTTTACATAACAATTCcattatattatcaaaaaaaaaaaaatcattattacgTTCGTATCAAGTTGAGATTAGAAGTATGGTAACTATTCTGTAGTTTAAATTaaacttagtttttattttatttttgtattactTGAATGGTTTTTCACTTTTGTATGATGATGACGCACGACCACGATATAAGCATAACTCAACAAAACACTTGTTTTATAGTAGTATTATGCCATTACCAACGTCCACTCTTCCCACCTACATATTCTTCTCTTCATTAATTTAGAGAAATCGGtaggagaagaaaaacaaaaatgggagATCATTCTCATTATTACAGGTTgctttttgattaattaacgTTAACACATCTTTGTCACAGATTCAACTTCCTAAATACTAATATACTAGAATTGGATCCGTGTTAGAGCACAggttaacatttattttgtaatttttatttaaagtgttatatatatgattgttttatttgttttaattttttttttgctcaaacactatgtcatgaaatcatatgttgaatataacttatgaaaataacatctattttgaaaaatctattctagtagatctagattttgacccgcAGTACACTGCAGTTTAagttatcaaaatattaatttctatttgttaattttatttgatttgtttagttttaaaaattatatattatattttgattgttaattatatgatttaacctacactataccgcatattaattattttgttatagtagtaattaatcgatttaattGGATACGTCTgttaatctaatattcatattgttaacaaaataatgagatgatatttcatccatgtagcaccgaattaatgaaattttaagtttctattaatatctactcaaacatgtctAGCCATATAACCCgtcgtgtgatattttaattcgttgtacac comes from Camelina sativa cultivar DH55 chromosome 19, Cs, whole genome shotgun sequence and encodes:
- the LOC104767070 gene encoding pentatricopeptide repeat-containing protein At2g17670; the encoded protein is MGKVPPSFRSFPANQLVRKPTPSPPAPPRDFRNKTAVRDSTRLPQTTHQPLHREPFRNPFKSPSLSDAKSLFNSIAATSRIPLDLKFHNSVLQSYASIAAVDDTVKLFQHILKSQPKFSPGRSTYLILLSHACRAPDSSIANIHRVLNVMVNSGCEPDHVTTDIVVRSLCETGRVDEAKALMKELTEKHSPPDTYTYNFLLKYMCKSKSLGVVYEFVDEMRESFDVKPDLVSFTILIDNVCNSKNLREAMFLVDVLGNSHNGFKPDCFVYNTIMKGFCTLSKGSEAIGVYKKMKEEGIEPDHITYNTLIYGLSKSGRVEEARKYLKIMVEAGYEPDTATYTSLMNGMCRKGESLGALSLLEEMEAKGCVPNDCTYNTLLHGLCKARLMDKGLELYELMKANGVKLETNGYATLVRSLVKCGKVAEAYEVFDYAVESKSLTDASAYTTLETTLKWLKKAKEKGLVV